One Microbacterium keratanolyticum DNA window includes the following coding sequences:
- a CDS encoding ABC transporter ATP-binding protein: MTATVTGTQGEDRSNYTKEESRSIRQRSLRLLGSLITPLRAEIVLTALVLVIATAMQVAGPALIAYGLNKALPAVLDEGDWTQTIGVGVVFLIAAFLGSALIGWYAVLTARITQAVLIDLRKRVFLHTQRLSLEFHESYTSGRIISRQTSDLDSIRELLDGGLNQLVSGVLFGIFTLGALLLVDWQSGVILLLAGIPLVYLMRWFYQRSQRVFRESRVISAKVIVQFVETMTGIRAVKAFRKEPRNDEAFQKVAGDYRDVNRRSMLLFGTFEPGLMAVAALTLAIVVLWGGIRMTNGLEVGILLAAVLYVRNFFAPMQEIAMFLNSYQSATAALEKVSGVLEEVPTVPDPEKPVDLWESRGHVRFDEVTFGYSDERTILPSFSLDIPAGQTIALVGTTGAGKSTLAKLISRFYDPSKGKVTLDGVDLRDLHPKDLRRAIVMVTQEAYLFSGTVADNIALGKPDATLEEIRAAARAVGADAFIEALPDGYNSDVNKRGGRVSAGQRQLISFARAFLADPAVLILDEATASLDIPSERLIQDALQTLLADRTAIIIAHRLSTVAIADRVLVMEHGRVIEDDAPDVLINGTGKFAQLHAAWRETLA, encoded by the coding sequence ATGACCGCGACAGTGACGGGAACTCAGGGTGAGGACCGCTCCAACTACACCAAGGAGGAGAGTCGCTCGATCCGCCAGCGCTCCCTGCGACTGCTGGGATCGCTCATCACGCCGTTGCGCGCCGAGATCGTGCTCACCGCACTCGTGCTCGTCATCGCGACGGCCATGCAGGTCGCAGGCCCCGCCCTCATCGCCTACGGGTTGAACAAGGCGTTGCCTGCGGTGCTCGACGAGGGTGACTGGACGCAGACGATCGGCGTCGGCGTCGTCTTCCTGATCGCGGCGTTCCTCGGCTCTGCTCTGATCGGCTGGTACGCCGTGCTCACGGCGCGCATCACGCAGGCCGTGCTGATCGACCTGCGCAAGCGCGTCTTCCTGCACACGCAGCGCCTCAGCCTCGAGTTCCACGAGAGCTACACCTCTGGCCGCATCATCTCTCGTCAGACGAGCGACCTGGACTCGATCCGGGAGCTCTTGGACGGGGGTCTCAACCAGCTCGTCTCCGGAGTGCTCTTCGGCATCTTCACGCTGGGCGCGCTGCTCCTCGTGGACTGGCAGTCGGGCGTGATCCTGCTGCTGGCGGGCATCCCGCTCGTGTACCTCATGCGCTGGTTCTACCAGCGGTCGCAGCGGGTGTTCCGCGAGTCCCGCGTCATCAGCGCGAAGGTGATCGTGCAGTTCGTGGAGACGATGACGGGCATCCGCGCGGTCAAGGCGTTCCGCAAGGAGCCGCGCAACGACGAGGCCTTCCAGAAGGTCGCCGGCGACTACCGTGATGTGAACCGACGCTCGATGCTGCTCTTCGGAACCTTCGAGCCGGGTCTCATGGCGGTGGCCGCGCTGACCCTCGCGATCGTCGTCCTCTGGGGTGGCATCCGCATGACGAACGGGCTGGAGGTCGGCATCCTGCTTGCGGCTGTCCTGTACGTACGCAACTTCTTCGCTCCCATGCAGGAGATCGCGATGTTCCTGAACTCCTACCAGTCGGCAACCGCCGCGCTGGAGAAGGTGTCGGGTGTGCTCGAAGAGGTTCCGACCGTTCCGGACCCGGAGAAGCCCGTCGACCTCTGGGAATCCCGCGGGCACGTGCGTTTCGACGAGGTGACCTTCGGCTACTCCGATGAGCGCACGATCCTGCCGAGCTTCTCGCTCGACATCCCTGCGGGGCAGACGATCGCGCTCGTCGGAACCACGGGCGCAGGAAAGTCGACGCTCGCGAAGCTCATCTCGCGCTTCTATGACCCCTCCAAGGGCAAGGTCACGCTGGACGGCGTCGACCTGCGTGATCTGCACCCGAAGGATCTGCGTCGCGCGATCGTCATGGTCACGCAGGAGGCGTACCTCTTCAGCGGCACGGTGGCCGACAACATCGCGCTCGGCAAGCCCGACGCGACGTTGGAGGAGATCCGCGCTGCGGCGCGCGCGGTCGGGGCGGATGCTTTCATCGAGGCGCTTCCGGACGGCTACAACAGCGACGTCAACAAGCGCGGTGGCCGGGTGTCGGCGGGGCAGCGTCAGCTGATCTCGTTCGCCCGCGCCTTCCTCGCCGACCCCGCGGTGCTGATCCTCGACGAGGCCACAGCCTCGCTGGACATCCCGTCGGAGCGGTTGATCCAGGATGCGCTGCAGACGCTGCTCGCCGACAGGACCGCGATCATCATCGCGCACCGCCTGTCGACCGTCGCCATCGCCGATCGCGTGCTCGTGATGGAGCACGGTCGGGTCATCGAAGACGACGCCCCTGATGTGCTGATCAACGGCACTGGCAAGTTCGCCCAGCTGCACGCCGCCTGGCGCGAGACGCTCGCGTAG
- a CDS encoding GNAT family N-acetyltransferase codes for MTELRLVELSAKTIVAVNNLSLKPGQEQFLAPVSYGIAATVANPLTVWQRVVLDGDEVVGFVSANFDPDAPEEHFRSILWRINVDADDQGRGVGRFAVESLVEEARARGFHHVNVMYEAGEDGPEIFFHRVGFTPIGETAYAEVIAEIRVTD; via the coding sequence ATGACAGAACTGCGCCTCGTCGAACTGTCCGCGAAGACCATCGTTGCGGTCAACAACCTGTCCCTGAAGCCAGGGCAGGAGCAGTTCCTCGCGCCCGTGTCGTACGGCATCGCCGCGACCGTGGCCAATCCGCTCACCGTGTGGCAGCGCGTTGTGCTCGACGGCGACGAGGTCGTCGGCTTCGTCAGCGCCAACTTCGATCCGGATGCTCCGGAAGAGCACTTCCGTTCGATCCTGTGGCGGATCAACGTCGACGCCGATGACCAAGGACGCGGTGTCGGCCGGTTCGCGGTCGAGAGCCTCGTCGAGGAAGCCCGCGCACGCGGCTTCCACCACGTCAACGTCATGTACGAGGCCGGCGAAGACGGCCCCGAGATCTTCTTCCATCGGGTCGGCTTCACGCCGATCGGTGAGACGGCATACGCAGAGGTCATCGCTGAGATTCGCGTGACCGACTAA
- a CDS encoding ABC transporter ATP-binding protein: protein MNSPSQNSAPSLSTFAALSRLGPFVRPAAWRLVGGGLSALAAAVIALCIPLVLQEVLEGPIATGEVTAIVWGAVAVLGLGLGEALMVYLRRQFVLKPATQVEYTMRTHLYSQLQNLPVAFHDRWQSGQLLSRMMQDIGLIRRWLAFGLVLLVVNVLTIIIGAVLLFRWHWLLGAVFLVAAVPLWISGYLFEKRYGALTRQSQDQAGDLATSVEESVHGIRVLKAFGRGKHALSRFSRQAETLRETEMHKARSVGWIWFWLVLMPDIAFAVNLVAGIWLISQGAINAAELFAFFAMAMVLRWPIESIGFLFSFMLDARTATDRVFEIYDSINTITDPQNPTHIVAPRGELAFEGAHFRYQDAGSAERDLLDGIDLVLRPGETMALVGLTGSGKTTLTTLPTRLYDVTGGRVTLDGIDVRDLPLAELRRHIAMAFEDATLFSATVRENVLLGRADLDIHSAEGEAVLREALDVAQASFVDTLPDGVETMIGEEGLSLSGGQRQRLALARAVAAKPKVLVLDDPLSALDVDTEALVEEALRHVLAETTALIVAHRPSTVALADRVALLERGRITAVGTHSELLRTSAHYRHVISSLEAEEATRTGSIPIVTIMDGDTTDRADVIDEEVQA, encoded by the coding sequence ATGAATTCTCCTTCTCAGAACTCTGCTCCTTCGCTGTCCACTTTCGCTGCCCTCTCTCGGCTGGGGCCTTTCGTCAGGCCCGCGGCCTGGCGCCTCGTCGGCGGTGGTCTCAGCGCTCTCGCCGCTGCGGTGATCGCCCTGTGCATCCCGCTCGTGCTCCAGGAGGTGCTGGAGGGACCCATCGCCACCGGCGAGGTCACGGCCATCGTCTGGGGAGCCGTCGCTGTGCTCGGCCTCGGCCTCGGCGAAGCCCTCATGGTGTACCTCCGCCGCCAGTTCGTGCTCAAGCCGGCGACACAGGTCGAGTACACGATGCGGACGCACCTCTACTCGCAGCTGCAGAACCTGCCGGTCGCGTTCCATGACCGCTGGCAGTCCGGACAGCTGCTCAGCCGCATGATGCAGGACATCGGTCTCATCCGCCGCTGGCTGGCCTTTGGTCTCGTCCTGCTCGTCGTCAACGTCTTGACGATCATCATCGGCGCCGTGCTGCTGTTCCGCTGGCACTGGCTGCTCGGTGCGGTCTTCCTGGTGGCGGCCGTGCCGCTGTGGATCTCCGGATACCTCTTCGAGAAGCGCTACGGCGCGCTCACGCGGCAGAGCCAGGATCAGGCGGGCGACCTTGCCACCAGCGTCGAGGAGAGCGTGCACGGCATTCGTGTGCTGAAGGCATTCGGTCGCGGCAAGCACGCGCTCAGTCGTTTCAGCCGCCAGGCCGAGACGCTGCGGGAGACCGAGATGCACAAGGCGCGGTCGGTCGGCTGGATCTGGTTCTGGCTTGTCCTGATGCCTGACATCGCCTTTGCGGTCAACCTGGTCGCGGGCATCTGGCTGATCTCCCAGGGGGCCATCAACGCGGCCGAGCTGTTCGCGTTCTTCGCGATGGCGATGGTCCTGCGATGGCCGATCGAGTCGATCGGCTTCCTGTTCTCCTTCATGCTCGACGCGCGCACGGCGACCGATCGCGTCTTCGAGATCTACGATTCGATCAACACGATCACCGACCCCCAGAATCCCACGCACATCGTGGCGCCGCGGGGCGAGCTCGCCTTCGAGGGCGCCCACTTCCGCTATCAGGATGCGGGCTCCGCCGAGCGCGATCTGCTCGACGGCATCGACCTCGTCCTGCGTCCGGGAGAGACCATGGCGCTGGTCGGTCTCACCGGATCCGGCAAGACGACGCTCACCACGCTGCCCACGCGTCTGTACGACGTCACCGGCGGTCGCGTGACGCTCGACGGCATCGACGTGCGTGATCTGCCGCTCGCCGAGCTGCGACGGCACATTGCGATGGCCTTCGAGGATGCCACACTGTTCTCTGCCACCGTGCGAGAGAACGTGCTCCTCGGCCGTGCTGACCTCGACATCCACAGCGCTGAAGGCGAGGCCGTGCTGCGCGAAGCGCTCGACGTCGCGCAGGCGAGCTTCGTCGACACGCTGCCCGACGGCGTCGAGACGATGATCGGCGAAGAAGGCCTCAGCCTCTCGGGCGGTCAGCGTCAGCGCCTCGCGCTCGCGCGCGCTGTCGCGGCGAAGCCCAAGGTCCTCGTGCTCGATGACCCGCTCTCGGCCCTCGATGTCGACACCGAGGCACTCGTCGAAGAGGCGCTGCGTCACGTGCTCGCCGAGACCACGGCGCTGATCGTCGCGCACCGCCCCTCGACGGTGGCGCTCGCTGACCGCGTCGCGCTGCTGGAACGCGGACGCATCACCGCCGTGGGCACGCACTCCGAGCTGCTGCGCACGAGCGCGCACTACCGGCACGTGATCTCGAGTCTGGAAGCAGAAGAGGCCACGCGCACCGGCAGCATCCCGATCGTCACGATCATGGATGGGGATACGACCGACAGAGCAGATGTCATCGACGAGGAGGTGCAGGCATGA
- a CDS encoding methylated-DNA--[protein]-cysteine S-methyltransferase produces the protein MTALIQTIPTADGLFTLLVDDRQRVLASGWTSDHAAIIGRLSAANRPAEVREGEAEAAAAVTAYYDGDLAAIDSVAVHQFGTTLQQAGWDALRRIDPGRPLTYSEFAVELGSPSAVRAAASICARNAPALFVPCHRVLRADGTLGGFAWGVDVKQRLLDREAVDAGVLLTL, from the coding sequence ATGACCGCGCTCATCCAGACCATCCCCACCGCCGACGGCCTCTTCACGCTGCTCGTCGACGACCGCCAGCGTGTGCTCGCCTCGGGCTGGACCTCCGACCACGCCGCGATCATCGGACGCCTGTCCGCCGCAAATCGTCCCGCTGAGGTTCGCGAGGGGGAAGCGGAGGCTGCCGCTGCCGTGACCGCGTACTACGACGGTGACCTCGCTGCGATCGACTCCGTCGCGGTGCACCAGTTCGGCACGACGCTGCAGCAGGCGGGGTGGGACGCGCTGCGTCGCATCGACCCGGGGCGCCCGCTCACCTACTCCGAGTTCGCCGTCGAACTCGGCAGCCCGAGCGCCGTGCGCGCCGCCGCATCCATCTGCGCGCGCAACGCACCCGCCCTGTTCGTGCCGTGCCACCGCGTGCTCCGCGCCGACGGCACGCTCGGCGGGTTCGCCTGGGGAGTGGACGTGAAGCAGCGACTCCTTGATCGGGAAGCCGTCGACGCGGGAGTCCTTCTCACGCTCTGA